A genomic window from Ziziphus jujuba mitochondrion, complete genome includes:
- the nad4L gene encoding NADH dehydrogenase subunit 4L — MDPIKYFTFSMIISILGIRGILLNRRNIPIMSMPIESMLLAVNSNFLVFSVSSDDMMGQSFASLVPTVAAAESAIGLAIFVITFRVRGTIAVESINSIQG, encoded by the coding sequence ACGGATCCTATCAAATATTTCACATTTTCTATGATCATCTCTATTTTAGGTATTCGGGGAATCCTCCTTAATAGACGAAATATTCCTATTATGTCAATGCCAATTGAATCAATGTTATTAGCTGTGAATTCGAACTTTTTGGTATTTTCCGTTTCTTCGGATGATATGATGGGTCAATCATTTGCTTCATTGGTTCCAACGGTGGCAGCTGCGGAATCTGCTATTGGGTTAGCCATTTTCGTTATTACTTTCCGAGTCCGAGGGACTATTGCTGTAGAATCTATTAATAGCATTCAAGGTTAA
- the atp4 gene encoding ATPase subunit 4 gives MRLTSTARKMLFAAIPSICALSSKKISIYNEEMIVARCFIGFIIFSRKSLGNTFKVTLDGRIQAIQEESQQFPNPNEVVPPESNEQQRLLRISLRICGTVVESLPMARCAPKCEKTVQALLCRNLNVKSATLPNAISSRRIRLQDDLVTGFHFSVSERFVPGCTLKASIVELIREGLVVLRMVRVGGSLKNKEDE, from the coding sequence ATGAGATTGACTTCCACGGCTAGAAAGATGCTATTTGCTGCTATTCCATCTATTTGTGCATTAAGTTCGAAGAAGATCTCAATCTATAATGAAGAAATGATAGTAGCTCGTTGTTTTATAGGCTTTATCATATTCAGTCGGAAGAGTTTAGGTAATACTTTCAAAGTGACTCTCGACGGGAGAATCCAGGCTATTCAGGAAGAATCGCAGCAATTCCCCAATCCTAACGAAGTAGTTCCTCCGGAATCCAATGAACAACAACGATTACTTAGGATCAGTTTGCGAATTTGTGGCACCGTAGTAGAATCATTACCAATGGCACGCTGTGCGCCTAAGTGCGAAAAGACAGTGCAAGCTTTGTTATGCCGAAACCTAAATGTTAAGTCAGCAACACTTCCAAATGCCATTTCTTCCCGTCGCATCCGTCTTCAGGACGATCTAGTCACAGGGTTTCACTTCTCAGTGAGTGAAAGATTTGTCCCTGGATGTACGTTGAAAGCTTCTATAGTAGAACTCATTCGAGAGGGCTTGGTGGTCTTAAGAATGGTTCGGGTGGGGGGTTCTCTTAAGAATAAAGAAGACGAATAG
- the ccmC gene encoding cytochrome c biogenesis C, giving the protein MSVSLLQPSFLMSKTRSYAQILIGSRLFLTAMAIHLSLRVAPLDLQQGGNSRIPYVHVPAARMSILVYIATAINTFFFLLTKHPLFLRSSGTGTEMGAFFTLFTLVTGGFRGRPMWGTFWVWDARLTSVFISFLIYLGALRFQKLPVEPASISIRAGPIDIPIIKSSVNWWNTSHQPGSISRSGTSIHVPMPIPILSNFANSPFSTRILFVLETRLPIPSFPESPLTEEIEAREGIPKPSSLAEYLCIHG; this is encoded by the coding sequence ATGTCCGTTTCGTTATTACAACCTTCTTTTTTGATGTCAAAGACCAGAAGCTACGCGCAAATTCTCATTGGATCTCGGTTGTTCTTAACAGCGATGGCTATTCATTTAAGTCTTCGGGTAGCACCACTAGATCTTCAACAAGGTGGAAATTCTCGTATTCCGTATGTACATGTTCCTGCGGCTCGGATGAGTATTCTTGTTTATATCGCTACGGCTATAAACACTTTCTTTTTCCTATTAACAAAACATCCCCTTTTTCTTCGCTCTTCCGGAACCGGTACAGAAATGGGTGCTTTTTTTACGTTGTTTACCTTAGTTACTGGGGGGTTTCGGGGAAGACCTATGTGGGGCACCTTTTGGGTGTGGGATGCTCGTTTAACCTCTGTATTCATCTCGTTCCTTATTTACCTGGGTGCACTGCGTTTTCAAAAGCTTCCTGTCGAACCGGCTTCTATTTCAATCCGTGCTGGACCGATCGATATACCAATAATAAAGTCTTCAGTCAACTGGTGGAATACATCGCATCAACCTGGGAGCATTAGCCGATCTGGTACATCAATACATGTTCCTATGCCCATTCCAATCTTGTCTAACTTTGCTAACTCCCCCTTCTCAACCCGTATCTTGTTTGTTCTGGAAACACGTCTTCCTATTCCATCTTTTCCCGAATCTCCTTTAACGGAAGAAATAGAAGCTCGAGAAGGAATACCAAAACCTAGTTCACTCGCGGAGTATCTTTGCATCCATGGCTGA